TCCGCTGCCGCCATCGCCGGGACGCCAGGCACCGCCGCGCCATGGTGAGACCAGCGGCCGCCATCCGCCGCCATCCGCCACcccgggacgggacggggcttccccgggggcggcggggacacggcggggcggggggcgccgcaTCGGGCCTTCCCTCACCGCCCGCGAAATGGCGGCTCCCTCACAGCGCCTCACAGCCCGTCATGGCCCGTCAGAGCCCTCACAGCCCCCTCACGGCCCGTCAGAGCCCTCATGGTCCCTCACGGTCCCTCATGGCCCCCTCCCGCAGCACTAACGGCCGCTCTCTCTTGCAGTCGTCCCACAAGACGTTCAAGATCAAACGCTTCCTCGCgaagaagcagaagcaaaaccGGCCCATCCCGCAGTGGATCCGCATGAAAACA
This window of the Cygnus atratus isolate AKBS03 ecotype Queensland, Australia chromosome 13, CAtr_DNAZoo_HiC_assembly, whole genome shotgun sequence genome carries:
- the RPL39 gene encoding 60S ribosomal protein L39; the protein is MSSHKTFKIKRFLAKKQKQNRPIPQWIRMKTGNKIRYNSKRRHWRRTKLGL